Below is a genomic region from Candidatus Cloacimonadota bacterium.
TTCTATCAACAACAAGCTTTACATTATTGATGAAGTGCACACTCCAGACTCTTCAAGATTTTGGTATGCAGATAGATATGATTTCTTATTTAAAAGAGGAAAGAAACAAAAAGCATTGTCAAAAGAATTTGTAAGAGAATGGTTAATTAAGCAAGGCTATGATGAAACTATCGGTGCATCTTCTTTAACTGACTTAACAAAAGAAATGATTAATGAAACTTTATTAAGATACATAAATCTTTACGAAAAATTAACAGGGAAAGATTTTATTCCTGGAGATATGAGTATGCCTCTTGAAAAAAGAATTACTAATAATCTTAGAATAGCAGGTTATTTAAAATGAAAGACGATTTAAGTGCATTAGAAAATATGGTTTATAGTGGAAGGGGGATAATTATAGGTGTTACCCCTTCTGGAAATACATTTATAAGTTATTTCTTAACTGGAAGAAGCCATTCAAGCCGCGCAAGAAAATTAGTGCAGCAACAAAAAACAAAAATAATAAGAACAGAGGTCACAGACAAACAACAATTAAAACAGGGTGATTTAACTTTGTTATTATACCCAGCTATTATTCCAATAAGAAATACATTAATCGCCGGCAATGGCGCCCAAACACAACTCCTTTATTCTAAAATTAAAAATTCAATGGATAAAATGACTGACAATATCTTTTCTCTTTCTGATATTATGAAAAAAGCATTCAGCGAGCCGTTTTTTGTTTATGACAAAAAAAATGACAAGATGATAGACCTAACAAATTATGAGCCAGACCCACCAAATAATACTCCAAGAATAACAGCAGCAGTTTGTGGCTGGAACGGAACTATGCATATTACCCGTTGTGAAAATACAAGAAAAAATTCAGAAACACACGAAATAATATTGAGTTCTGGCAAAGGGAACTTAATAACCACATATAAAGGCGACAATGAAGAGCCGCTTAAGCCATTTATGGGAAAACCATTAGATGTTATAATTAATTCTGAAACAGCTGATAACCTTGCAGAAAATATTTATTCAGCAATATGTAGCAGAAAAAAACAAAGAAATGATTATATGATAGGTGTTGCTGTAATGTTACAAAACAAAAAAACAAAAGGTTTAGAAACGAAAATAATCAATAAAATTGAGAAGGGGAAATAAAATGAGTAAGAAAATTCAGTTAGGCAGATATGGCGAAAATCCTCATCAAACTGCATGGAAAGAAATTGATGAATCATATGATGGACCGAATGTTTTAACAAAAATTTTACATGGAAAACCGTTAAGTTATAATAATCTACTTGATGCAAACACAGCATTAGAGGTAATGTTAGATTTTCCAAGAGAGCCTGCAGCGGTTGTAGTGAAACATCAGAACCCTTGTGGATTGGCAACCGGTTATGACTTAAAAGAAGCCTTTAAGAATGCCTGGTTTGGTGATGAAGTTAGTGCATTCGGTTCTGTTGTCGGTTATTCACAAAAAGTAGATCAAGATGTAGTAAAACTATTAACTAACAAATTTGTAGAAGTGTTAGTTGCACCTGATTATGATGAATCTGCTTTAACCTGGATTAAGAGAAAGAAATCTAAAAAAAACCTTCGGGTTATTCCAACCGGGAACTTAGAAAACCCACCGAATTTTATAGAAAAACATTATATCAGAGGTGGCGTAATTTCTCAAACACAGAATAATAAAATTTGTCTTGGTGATAAAATTGAGGATATTCTAACAAAACCCAAACTCAGAACCGAGCCAAAAACTGGAACTAAATATAAAATAGGATGTGTAACCAAAAAAAAATTTAAAAATAATATGGAAAACCTTGTAAGATTTGCGATTATTGCAGGGAAACATGTTAAATCAAATGCAATTATTTTAGCATATGAGTACCAAACCGGAAAGTGTAGATTATTAGGCATAGGGGCGGGTCAACCAAACAGGAAAGATTCTGTAGAAAAATTAGTAATTCCAAAAGCAAAAGAAAATTTGATGAGACAATACTTTAGAGAACAAAGTTTGGATTATATTATAACTATGGATAGAATAATTCATGACAAAGAATGTGAAAATAAAATATCAAAAGAAATTGAAGCATATACAAAAAATATTTTATCCTCGGAAAAGATGGTTTTATTTTCTGATGCCTTTTTCCCTTTTAGAGATGGTTTAGTTGCTGCGGCACAATCAGGCATTAGATATATTGTTCAACCAGGAGGCTCAAAAATGGATGAAAGTATTATTAAAGCTGCAAACGAATATGGATTAGCTATGAGTTTCACTGGCATCCGCCATTTCCGACATTGAAAATTTATCAGGAAGGAATATAGCAAAAAATGAATAATAAAAAACCACTTCCAAAAAGTGCCTTTTTTGAATTAATGAAACATGATAAGATATCTTTAACTTTTGATGATGTTTCATTAAAAACAGGATACTCTGAGACACTGCCAAAAGACATCTCTACAAATTCAAAATTTTCAAAGAACATTTCCTTGAATATACCTATAATAAGTGCTGCAATGGATACTGTTACAGAATATCCCTTAGCAATTGAAATGGCAAAGTTAGGCGGTATTGGGGTAATTCATAAAAATCTGACCCCAGAAGAACAAAGTTATCATGTTTCCAGAGTTAAATTTTATCTCAATGGATTAATAGACAAACCAAAATTTGTTTATGAGGACCAAACAATTAGCTCTGTTCTCAAAAGAAGAGAAGAAAAGAATTATGAGTTTCGCACATTCCCAGTATTAAACAGAAATGGAAAATTAACGGGCATATTAACTGGCAATGATTTTGATTTTTGCGATGATTATTCCAGATTAGTAAAAGAGGTAATGACAAAAAATGTAATCACTCTTCCACAAGATGCTGATTTAAATAAAGCCTATACCCTTATGGTAAAAGAGAAAAAAAAGGCATTACCACTTGTTGATAAACAACAAAGACTAATCGCTTTGTATACATTAAAAGACCTTAAGAGAATCAAGAATAAAGAATCTGACCTGTATAATCTTGATGAAAATGGACAGCTAAGAGTTGCCGCTGCAATGGGAGTTGGTAAAAAAGCACTTTTACGGTTAGAAAAATTAGTAAAAGAAAATCTTGATGTAGTTGTTATAGACACAGCCCACGCGGATTCAAAAAAAGTATATGAGACAATAAATGAGATTAAAAATTCATATAGGTTAGATGTTGTTGCAGGAAATATATCTGAACCAGACTCTGCATTAAGACTAATAAAAGCAGGAGTTGATGGAATAAAAGTCGGTCAAGGCCCTGGCTCAATATGTACAACAAGAGTTGTTGCAGGAATCGGGGCTCCCCAACTTACTGCAATATATGAATGCAGCAAGATTGCAGATGAATTTAATATTCCAGTCTGTGCCGACGGCGGGATAAAATTTTCTGGAGATATTGCTAAAGCTATTGGAGCAGGAGCGCATTCTGTTATGATTGGAAATATGCTCGCTGGAACAAAAGAAAGTCCTGGAGAGATTGTCTTTCTAAATGGAAGAAACTGGAAAGATTATAGAGGTATGGGCTCATCAGGAGCTATGAAATTTGAAGGTGCAAGAGAAAGATATAACCAAATAAGTAAGGACAAATTAGTTCCAGAAGGAATTGAAGGGCTAGTGCCTTACAAAGGAAAATTAAAAGATATTATGTTTCAATATGTTGGGGGCCTCAAGAGTGGAATGGGATATGTTGGAGCAAAGGATATTAAAGAAATGAGAGAAAAAGCAGATTTTAGAAGACTTACTCAATCAGGAAAAATAGAGTCACACCCTCACGATGTTTACATAACAAAAGAATCACCTAATTATTCCTTAAAACATGATGTCTAATAAAAATTAAAAAATCAAATAACATCAAATAAAATGTGTGGTATTATTGGTATAATCAGCAATAAACCAGTTTGTGAAGATTTAGTCAGAGGCCTTCACGCTTTACAACATCGGGGTATACAATCTTCTGGAATGATAAGCTATAACTCTCTTAAAAAGAAATTTAGTTCACCTATCAGAGGTCAGGGCTCAAGCACAGAAGTTTTTCGTAATACTAAATTAAGTAACATAGTGGATAATATTGCAATAGGTCACAATCGTTATGCAACATCTGGTGATAATGTTTTAATAGATGCTCAACCAATCTACATCCAAAAACCAGGAGTAGCAATCTCTCACAATGGTCAAATAGCTAATTATTTAAGTTTAAGAAAAAAATTGGAAAAACAACAATCATACTCATTCTTCACAAATTGTGATGTTGAAGCATTGTTGTTTGCCTTATCCCAAAATTTGATAGAAGAGAAATCCTATCAGGCTAAAAATACACCTTCTTTTGTAAAAGAAAAGCTTTTTCCTGCTTTAGAAAAAACAATGAGTACTAAATCAAAATACCATACTATTGGAGCATATTCAACAGTGGCAATTATTTCTAATCATGGTTTGTTAGCATTTAAGGACCCACATGGAGTCAGGCCATTAAGTTTTGCCAAAAAAGAAAAAAATAAGACAATCCAATATGTCTTTACATCTGAAACAACAGCCCTTCATTTTCTAAAGGATTTTCAAGATTCATACGAGCTTAAGCCAGGAGAGGCAATGTTCATTGACTTTGACCTTAATGTTTATCATAAAAAAATAAATCAACAACAAGAAAAGGTTTGCCCGTTTGAGTCGGTTTATTTTGCTCAAGTGGATTCCAAACTAAATGGGCAGCAAGTTTATGATGCACGCTACAAGCTTGGTTCTGCTTTAGCAGAACATTATTCAGAATTAAAAAATATTGTTGATACGGTAATAGCAGTCCCAAAATCTCCAATTCCAGCGGCAATAGCCATTGCTAACAGATGGAATAAACCATATGGTGGAATAATCGCTCGGCCTTCTCACTCTCCAATAAGAGCATTTCAGCAGGACGCTAAAAAAAGAAAAAAATCTATTGATGATAAGCTGCTTTTTATTAAATCACGCATCAACAAAAAAAGCATAGGTTTAGTTGATGATAGTATTGTTCGTGGAGAAACCTCCAAAAAAGTAGTTCATAAACTATATGAATTGGGTGCAAGAGAAGTACATCTATTTTCAACCTATCCACCTTATATAGGAATCTGCGCTGGAGGGATAGACACACCAACACAAGAAGAGCTGCTCTTAAATAATAACAGTAAAGAAGACATAGAACAAGCGAGGAAAAAGATTGGAGCAACAACATTAAATTATCTTCCGCTTGAAAAAATGCTCAAAGCTGTGAATTTAACTTTAGAAACAGCTTGTCTGGGATGCACAAAAAGACAATACCCTTTTGATATGCGAGACTATTCAAGATTTCGGGAACTTCGCAAAAAATATCGCACCCGTCTGGGCGCCGAGACCGATAAAGCAAAATGCCTAACCAAATAAGAATAAAATCCAAAATCCCGGATGCACGGGCTTTGGTCAGAAAAAAGCACATAGAAGACACCATTTTGGGAAAAATTACTGGTATAGAAATTGTTGATGTTTACACACTTGAGGCAAGGATGAGCCATTCTAAATTAGAATCTATTGCTTCAATGCTTTCTAATCCAATAACCCAGGAATCAATTGTCAATAAATATCCAATACAGAATAAATTTGACTGGGCAATAGAAGTTGGCTTCCTTCCAGGGGTTACGGACAACATAGGAAACACAACAAGAGAACTAATTGAAGATTTATTCAAAACTAAATTTCCTCCAACACAAGGAGTATACAGTTCCCAGGTTACATTTATTTCAGGAAAGCTATCCAAAAAACAGATTAAGGATATTGCAGATAACCTATACAATCCATTAATACAAAGAGTTCAGATTAAAAGCTATGACGAAGTTAAGGCTAATGGATTTGGTATTATTGTTCCAAAAGTTAAATTAGACAGAACGCCAAAAGTAAACCTTGTAGATATCCTTAATGCAAGCGATTATGAATTAAGTATAATTGGGAAAAAAGGAATTAAAAATGAGGATGGAAACAGGAACGGTCCATTAGCCTTAGACTTAAAATACATGAAAGCAATACAGGAATATTTCAAAAAGCAAGGCAGAAACCCAAATGATATTGAATTAGAGTCTCTTGCCCAATCATGGTCAGAGCACTGCAAACATACAATCTTTGCAGACCCATTAGATGAAATCACTGATGGTTTATTCAAAACATACATTCAAGGCTCAACTGAAAAAATCAGAAAAAAAAAGGCAGACAAAGACATCTGTGTTTCAGTATTCACAGACAATTCTGGGGCCATAGTCTTTGACGAAAATTATCTAATCACTTGTAAAGTAGAGACTCATAACAGTCCTTCTGCCTTGAATCCTTTTGGTGGTGCTATCACTGGAATAGTTGGGGTTAATCGTGATACAATTGGCTTTGGTCTTGGCGCAAAACCGATAATCAATACATATGGTTATTGTTTTGCTGACCCAAAAAGCAAGGACAGCCTCTACAAAGGTCCAAATTTTACGCAAAAAATGCTTTCTTCAAGGAGAATTCTTGAAGGGGTAATTAATGGAGTCAATGTCGGAGGAAATTGTTCTGGCATTCCCACACCACAAGGCTTTCTTACTTTTGACAAGAATTACAGGGGAAAGCCACTTGTGTTTGTAGGCACGGTTGGCTTAATTCCAAGAAAAAGTGCAAATAGATTATCACACCAAAAAAAGGCACAGCCAGGAGATTACATTATAATGGTTGGTGGTAAAGTTGGGCAGGATGGCATTCATGGTGCCACTTTTTCTTCAGAAATAATGGGTTCAAAAAGTCCTGCAACTGCTGTCCAGATAGGAGACCCAATTACTCAAAAGAAATTAAGTGACGCCCTTGTAAAAGAAGCACGCGACCTTGGATTATACAACAGCATAACTGATAATGGTGCTGGTGGTTTATCCAGCTCTGTTGGAGAAATGGCAAAAGAAAGTAATGGATGCTATGTCAACCTTGGTAAAGTCCCTTCAAAATATTTAGGGCTTGAGCCCTGGAAAATCTGGATTTCTGAATCGCAGGAAAGAATGACTCTTGCAGTACCTGAGGAAAAATGGGATAAATTCTCAAATTTAATGGAAAGGCGCGGTGTAGAAGCAAGCATTATTGGTAAATTTACTGATTCAGGAAAATGTGTTATTGACTATAACGATACGACAATCATGGATATTGATATAAATTTCTTACATAATGGACTGCCAAAACGACCTATGAGAACAGGTTATAGCAAATTAACACATCAGGAGCCAATTATTCCAAAATTGGAAGACCTAACAGACACACTCTACTCAATGCTTAAACGGTTAAACATTGCAAATTTTGAGTTTATTTCGCAACAATATGACCATGAAGTTCAAGGTGGTTCAGTGATAAAACCATTACAAGGAAAAGGCAGAGTAAATGGAGACACTACAGTAACAAGACCACTTTTAGACTCCAATAAAGGAATAATTCTTTCCCAGGGCATCAATCCAAATTATAGCAACATTAGCACATATCATATGGCTGCTTGTGCAATTGACACCGCTGTTAGAAATGCTGTTGCTACTGGCGCAAACCTTGATCACCTTACCTTGTTAGATAATTTCTGTTGGTGCAGTTCTGATGAGCCAAAGAGATTAAGACAATTAAAATACGCGGTTAGGGCATGTTATGATTACTCTGTGGCTTATGGAACCCCATTTATATCTGGTAAAGATAGCATGTTCAATGATTTTAAGGGTTATAATAAAAACAATGAACCAATAAAAATATCAATCCCACCAACATTACTAATATCCTCAATTGGGGTTATAAAAGATTCAAGAAAAGCAATTTCATTAGATGCAAAATTTGCAGGGGATTTAGTTTATGTTTTAGGAGAAAGCAATGAAGAACTTGGGGGCTCTGAATACTTTGCAATGATTGGTGAGCAACAGAGAGGAGAAAAATACATTGGAAATACTGTACCAAGAGTAGATGCTAAAAAAAACAAAAAATTGTATGAGGCATTATCAAAAGCCATAGATAAAAACTTAATTGCATCTTCACAAAGTATCAACAAAGGTGGTCTTGCGATAGCATTAGCGAAAACAGCTATGGGGGGAAGATTAGGATTAGAAGCTTCTTTGGAAAAACTTCCAGGAGACTGTTCAAGAGATGATTTTGCACTCTACTCTGAAAGTCAGGGAAGAATTGTTGTAACAGTAGCACCACAATACAAAAAGGCATTTGAAAAAATCATGAAAGGTAATAATTTTGCTAAAATAGGAACTATCAAAAAAGATAATTCATTTATTGTAAAAGGAAAAAAGGGAAATAAAATAATCGATACAACCACAGACTTGATGTTAAAGTCATACAAATCCACATTTAAAGATTATTAATTCAAGTTTCGCAGGAGTAATGAAAAATATTATAACTTTACTGTTTAAAACCGCACCTGCAGAAGGTAGAGAGACTATAGAAGATAATAGGAATGAATGTAGAAGCATGGGCTTCTTGTAATTACTTTACCAATTTAGGAATTGGTAAAGAGAATCATACCTTGCTTTTTACTAACAGCCCCCTAGCTGACCCACTCTCTTTACCAAGCCCTCTCTCCACTCTCTTTACCAAGCCCTCTCTCCACTCTCTTTACCAAGCCCCAGCTTGGTAAAGCATATTTCACATTCTAATGTCCTCTGATAAAATGCAAAATAATCTTATAAACCATGATAATGCAGCTTAAATCACCAATCTTGAACTTACATGTAACTATTTAAATATCAATATCTTATTGAGATATTGCAAAGATAAAAAATGAATTATTCAGTGATCTCCACTCCTGCGAAATTTGAGTTATTAAACTCATAATAATAATAAAAATAATAAAAATGGCAAAACCAAATGTTTTGGTAATGACTGGATATGGGATTAATTGTGATGAAGAAACTAGCTTTGCCTTTGAAAAAGCAGGAGCAAATTCAGAAATAGTCCACATCAATGATTTAATTGATGGCTATAAAAAACTAAATGATTATCAAATCCTGGTCCTTCCAGGTGGATTTTCTTATGGAGATGACACTGGCTCTGGCAATGCTTTAGCAAATAAAATTAAAAACAATTTCTGGTATGAAATAAAAGATTTTGTTGAGAAAGACCATCTAGCAATAGGAATCTGTAATGGTTTTCAAGTTATGGTTAATCTCGGTCTGCTCCCTGCTTTAGATAAACAATATGGTGAAAGAAATGTTGCACTAATCTACAACAATTCAGCCAGATACATTGACAGATGGGTTGATTTACAATTTAAAGGCAACAGTCCATGGATTAATGGAATAGATAAGATTAGTTTGCCAATAGCACATAAAGAGGGTAAATTCTATACAGAACCAAAAATACTGGCAAAGATTAAGGAACATAACCTAATTGCAGCAAAATATATTAAAGGCAGCATATGTAAATATCAAAGTTTAAAGGCAAATCCAAATGGCTCTCTTGAAGATATTGCAAGTATTACAGATGAATCTAAAAGACTTATTGGAATAATGCCGCATCCTGAAAGAGCCATAGATTTTACTCAACTTCCTAACTGGACATTGTCAAAAGAAAAATATCAAAGAAAGGGGAAAAAACTCCCGGAACAAGGTCCGGAATTACAAATCTTTAGAAACGCAGTAAAATATTTTCAATAATTCTTTTGAAACAATCAGCCTTTTCTGTTATTTATTATCGTATCAATATCATCTTTTTGATGAGCGTCTTACCTTCTGCTTCAAATTTATAGAAGTATATACCTGAACTCATCCCTGTCCCCGCGGACGCGGGGATCTCGAGGACATCCCAATCAACAGTATGATAACCGGCAGGTTTATTTTCATCAACTAAAGTTTTAACTAATTGGCCTTTAATATTGTAAATCTTAATACTCACATGAGCTGGTTTTGGTAATGTATAACTAATTGAAGTTTTTTTAGTAAAAGGATTTGGATAGTTTTGAGTAATGAAAAATTTATTGGTTATTATATCTTTATCAGTTTGATAATTAATGCCATCAAAAGCGAAAATCTGTATATCATCAATATTCCAGCCACAATAAGTCCATCCACCGTCGGTAGGACCCATCACCCAGCGTAAATACACAGTTGGCTGATTATCCGCTTTATCTGAGATGTCTAAATCCATTTGAGTCCATGAATAATCAGTAATCTCAGTTAAATTTTGCCAGACAGTTGTCCAATTAGTACTATCATTACTAACCCTTACATACGCATGGTCGTATGCAGGTTGTTCAACACCTAACCAACGCCAGAACTTCAAGTGCACATTATATAAATCTGAACAATCTATTGCCCGAGTTGTTAAACACTTTTCTGGAAGATTATTTGGATAGTCACCATTAAGATTATATCCATAAACATTATCTCCTGTGTAACCACTTGTTGGGTCTGGATCTCCATGTTGACCACCACCACCAGTTGGTTGACCGAACTCCCAATCTCCTGCAATATTCCAACCTGGGTCCCTGTTAAGACACCACTGGTATCTTAAGGTCGCTTCTCCAATTGCTAACCCCACTTGACGAGTAGTATCACCTAAGTGATTTGTAGTATTAGTAAAAGAAATCGTAGTAAAATGTACACCTTCACTTAAGCTTGTAGCATTACTATTAATTTCAACAATCACCTCTGCAGTGTCAGTTGGTTCAAGAAAACCAGATATATCACCAGAAAGACTTAGCCAATCAGCAATCAGGTTTTGTGTTACTTCATAGTTGATGGATAGAGTATCTCTATTCTTAATTATATATGTTTTACTTAAAGGTGAGAATGGACCACCAACAGGTCCTTCTGATTGGAAATCATCCTCAGGGTTAACCCGCATACCTCTATTTACAGTTAAAGCTTTAGTGCAAAAGTTTGCTGTACCATTCCAGGACGGATCGTCAAATACATAGTCATAAAAATCCAGCCAGGTTGAACCACTAAAGTAATAACTCTCATCCGGATTTGCTGCTGATTCAACAATAGTTCTATACTGAGCTCCAAGCAAGACAGGAACATCAGAGGTTCTGTCATACGGCTGTCCACCAGCAGATAGTTCAAGATAGATGTAAAAATCATCATCTGGATTAAGTCCAACAGGCGTTTCTAAATCTATAGTATGAAATCCTGTATAGTTAATTGTATCGGTTTTTGATGAAAGCTCATCTAACAATACACCACCTTCAAATCGGTCGTAAACTTTTACTGTGTAAATCACATTGTCTACAGCTGTAAAAAAACTCACTGATTCTAACAATTCATTGCCTTCAGATATGAATTTATTAAATGCTTTATTACAACCTGTTTTTGTATCACGCCAACCATGATAGTCATGGTAATAGATATGGTCGTAATGCAAGGGTTCGGTATCTTGAAAGGAAATTGCTCCCATTTCAGGATGTTGACAGCAATGTTTATCATAATAGGAAATCCAGAAATAACCATCAATACCCCAACCTGTTCCCCAACTATTCTTGCATATCCAGGCACCTGGCTCAGGAGCTTCAGTAACTATGCTATCATCCCAACCTATTATAGCAACAGCATGATTGGGGTCCAATGTACTACTTGGTGGTTGATAATGGATATATTCCCAATTAATAAATGATGAATTATAGCACATACAAGTTCCCAGCACACCTTTTTCCATAATCTTGTTCTTTATTGTATTAATGTCGCTTAGATCGGAACCTGCTACATACCACTCAATATCTTTAACATAGTAGAAATGATAACCAGGGTCAAATCTTAACGGAGGGGTGCTGTATGATTGACCATCTATATCTCGCACCGCTCCCTCACTACGAGTGAGATATGCAGAAGTAACTCTGTAGTCACCACCTTCATGCACAGTAAGACCTCCTCCAGTTGGTGGATCTGTATCATCATTATTATGCTGGTTGAATCCATTCCACCAATCAAGATGATATTCTGCAAGATTTGGCTCACCAATTTCTCCGGCAGCAGTCCATGCACCTGTCATCATAAGATTACCCTCTATGGCAGCCATTGCACCATGACACCAGCAGGTTCCTCCTTGTTGATTCTTAATTGAAGTTACATAATTTTCTCCGTTAACATCACGTAAATCAAAAGTGGATGGTGGGTCCGCGAAAGACTTCATAGTAATAATTAAAAAGATAAATAGTAAAATTAAAAATAATATTGCTTTTTTCATAGTCCTTCCTGTATTTTATTCTCTTTTGAAATAGAGCGAATCAACCATTGCGAATCCACCAGCTGGCGGACATTCGCAAGGTTTGGAGTTTACCCCGTGAGATAGTAAACATCTAACGGGGTTTACGGACGGAAAGTAATTACTAAGATAACAAAAGCAAGTAGATGTTTTTCACATCTGTGCTTCGTGATAATCTAAATCTCAGATACCGTATTACGAATTACTTTTGTAAATTAAGTAAATTTGTATCAAGAAAGAAAAATTTTTAACTCTGAAATACAAATTAACAGTTTGCTTTAAGGTTTATTTTTTTCTCCTT
It encodes:
- a CDS encoding lectin like domain-containing protein; amino-acid sequence: MKKAILFLILLFIFLIITMKSFADPPSTFDLRDVNGENYVTSIKNQQGGTCWCHGAMAAIEGNLMMTGAWTAAGEIGEPNLAEYHLDWWNGFNQHNNDDTDPPTGGGLTVHEGGDYRVTSAYLTRSEGAVRDIDGQSYSTPPLRFDPGYHFYYVKDIEWYVAGSDLSDINTIKNKIMEKGVLGTCMCYNSSFINWEYIHYQPPSSTLDPNHAVAIIGWDDSIVTEAPEPGAWICKNSWGTGWGIDGYFWISYYDKHCCQHPEMGAISFQDTEPLHYDHIYYHDYHGWRDTKTGCNKAFNKFISEGNELLESVSFFTAVDNVIYTVKVYDRFEGGVLLDELSSKTDTINYTGFHTIDLETPVGLNPDDDFYIYLELSAGGQPYDRTSDVPVLLGAQYRTIVESAANPDESYYFSGSTWLDFYDYVFDDPSWNGTANFCTKALTVNRGMRVNPEDDFQSEGPVGGPFSPLSKTYIIKNRDTLSINYEVTQNLIADWLSLSGDISGFLEPTDTAEVIVEINSNATSLSEGVHFTTISFTNTTNHLGDTTRQVGLAIGEATLRYQWCLNRDPGWNIAGDWEFGQPTGGGGQHGDPDPTSGYTGDNVYGYNLNGDYPNNLPEKCLTTRAIDCSDLYNVHLKFWRWLGVEQPAYDHAYVRVSNDSTNWTTVWQNLTEITDYSWTQMDLDISDKADNQPTVYLRWVMGPTDGGWTYCGWNIDDIQIFAFDGINYQTDKDIITNKFFITQNYPNPFTKKTSISYTLPKPAHVSIKIYNIKGQLVKTLVDENKPAGYHTVDWDVLEIPASAGTGMSSGIYFYKFEAEGKTLIKKMILIR